Part of the Sander lucioperca isolate FBNREF2018 chromosome 1, SLUC_FBN_1.2, whole genome shotgun sequence genome is shown below.
TGCATGCCTGATCCACCCCTGGCACGCATCTACTGATATGTCTAGGCAGGCTTCTTCCATAGCCTGAAGGAGGTGAACACGCATATAAGGTTCTCGGTCATACACTTTCCACCACCATGCCGAAAAAAACTCCTCTATTGGGTTAAGAAATGGAGAGTATGCAGGCAGAAAGAGGTTGGAAAATATTGGGTTATCGGTAAACCAGTCACGAACCAGAGCAGCGCGATGGAAGCTGACGTTATCCCAAACAACAACATAGTGAGGGTGCTCTGGTTGTGCTGGTTCCCTGTGGTCCAGCTGGAACATATGCTCTCTTAGACCGTCAAGGAATGCAAGAAGGAGCATAGTATTATAGGGTCCTAGACTGGCATGGCGGTGGAGTACCTCCTCGTTGGCTGATGGCGGCGCACATCGTGACATTCCCTCCACGCTGACCAGGGACATTTACAATAGCCCGATGGCCGATTATATTCCTCCCCCTTCTCCTTCTTTTGGTGAGGTTGAAACCAGCCTCATCCACAAAGATAATTTCAGGTGGAACAGGCCAGCCTTCAATCTCAAAGATTCtctaaaaaacacatcaaaacacaATAGAGTATATCACTACTCTGAAGCACAGTTCAGGAGGGCACAAATGGCAGCATAAACTGCTATACTGTGATGGTGCACAATACTTCATACAATATCAAAAGTCATACCTGAACATATTCCACTCGTTGGTCTTTTACCCTGTCAGAGTTTCGTTCAAAAGGGACGCGGTACACCTGTTTCATCCGGAACCGATGCTTTCGGAGGATGCGATCAATTGTGGAAAGGCTGATGGAATTTATTCCTTGAAAATGATTATTATCCTCAATCACTCTCCTTTGAATTTCTCGCAGGCAGATTACATTACTGGCAATGACCATGTTTACAAGCTCCCTCTCTTGCTCCTCTGACAAAAGCCTTAGCCTCCCACCACCAGATGGTCATCTCTGTATCCTACAAAAATAGGAGCATGCATTACTGTAAATTTGATGgatttatttagtattacagAAGCATAGTACAGCACTCAAAAGTTACTGTACAGAGCAGTCGTACTGTAAGTACACCTACCTGTTTTCCTCCCTGAAGGTTATGATGATGGAGGCGACGGTGAAGCGACTCAAATTAGGCTGGACTCGTTGCCCAGCCTCCCTCATGGTCATACCATGGACGAGAACATGGTCCACTAAAGTGGCTCGAATTTCATCCGAGACTGCTTGTCTCCTTGCCCTTACTCCTCTTCTACCTCGTTCTTCACCacgtcttcctcctctccctcctctccttcctccttcaccacgtcctcgtcctcctccttcaccacgtcctcctccttctcctcctcctactcctcgaccatgtcctcttcctctccctctccctcttcctcttcctctccctctccctctccctctccctctccctcctcgaccgtcatttctctgtggatcCATTGTTCCAAAACTCAATGAACTGACTCTGGCCATTTTATCTATCTATTGGTGATTCTGATTGGTGTGTGATCAATTTTGACTCGTAGTGTTTCCACCTGGGTAATTGTGTGCTAATTGAGCTTCAGCTGTGCTGACTTGAGTGAGCAATATTGAATGCTGTGCTTTCTAAATGACAACATGGTGTAGGCAATGAGAAATTAAGggatttgtgtgtagagttttgcagTAACAGTTCAACAAATCTGACTCGTGTGTCAAAACCTGGGAATAGTGTTTATAGTTTAGTGAAATGGGTGTGTGTATTGAAAAATGGCGTTATGGTTTTGAAATTTTAGTTCAAAAGCCTGGTTATAGTGTttaagcaattgagaaaaactgtatttttgtgtttttgttgtaaatGTTATAATGAGAATGTTTCATAGAATAGAGAAAAACACAGTCAATTTATTAAAACAGTATTGTGTTAATAATTGTACATGCTTTTGaaaatgtatattgtatttgtatttaatgtatattttatcaTGTAAAAGTAAATATAGTACATTCATGTATTTAAAATACTACAACTTTCAGATAGACAATTAAAAAGTAAAGATATtacaaaacacaaattaaagTTATCATGCTAGTCAAATTACATTTGCATAAGAGTCTGCATTTTTttatagacagtatataatagtgcatataataatatatgCATTATAGAAATTTCACCTGTAGCATTGTCCCTGTACTTGGTGGTACATGAGGCCTCCTCAAACAGCGATGTGTGGATTCGTAATTTAACAATTTTGCAGCAGTTTTAAGGAGTGCATTGATACTATGACCCAGTTCTAAGGAATGGACTTTGTTCAGGTGAAACTGTTAATGGTGGTGAGTTTTCACTTCCTCCTCCTGACACTACTGTGTCATCCTCTCCTCAACTGTTGTCCCTTTGTGTATCGGACAGCTGCAGTTCATATTCAAAAGCAGGATTCGTCTGCCCATGTATGTGTCGCTTCTGAACCTCCTCGAAGATTTGAAGAACCTTCaaagcaaacaaataaaagCAGCAGGTATTAGTGTAGGCATACAGTGAACTGAAACTGAGTATTTAGAATGAATAGAACAAGAAGGGATATTAATATTACCTTAGATTTAGGAATGAGACCCACTCTGAAGAAACCAATATGCCCTGTTTCAATCTTAGTGCAGTCAACCACAGTTGATGCAATGTTCTCTGGGGAGGGTCCGTCACATAACACTCCATCAACCTAACCAAGCAAAATGCACATGTAGTTTACTGCAACAAATAAAAACTCCAGTGCCTGTTGTATTTAATAAAACTGGAATATTGTCCTCACCCTTTTGCCTAGCTTGGCATAAACTTGGTTGTGGTGAGTTGTGTCTGCCTCGCCTGTAGGGTTGGCTGAGGTTACAGCGATGGGTCCCACCTGCAAACAAAGAGGTTGTAATTTTTACTAAAGGGCCTGCAGAGTAGTTTGACTGACTTGTAGTGCTTCATTCCCACAGCCCTTACCAAATTAATGAGGTGTGTGGCCACAGAACAGTCTGGGTTTCTGATTGCAATGCTTTGTGGTGTCCCTATGTGTTTGGCAGCATCTCCTAAACCAAAGATGTCCATCCAGGTGCCTGTGTTAGACAAGAAACCAATATGATGCTCATAAAACACACAATGTTACATGTACAAGTATGCATCCATAAATCTACACCTACCTCTGGGTATGACCATGCTAATGGAGGAAGGCCACGCAGCCTCCATGAAGTCCAGGAGCAGGGGGCTCAGCAGGTGTCGCACCGGCTCCAGCTGCTTGATGGAGGAGATCCACAGAGACATGGGTCGGTCCTGCGCCTGCTTCTTCACCCTGAAATCAAACACAGCAATTAGAGAGTAAgaacattttttaataaatgaatgCAGATAAGagcacactgcaaactcacttGTAAGCTTTGACGACTGCGTCGGGCCTGTTGCAAGCTGCCACCAGAACATAGACGGTGTCAGTAGGCATTCCACATATGCCACCATTTTTCATGATTTCTGCAGATTaaagaagaggaaaaataatatgtaacatgtaaacaactgtgttttttttaaatcaacattgATCTCTTTAACAGATTCCCACCTGCAATCTGCTGGACCGATGTGGCCTTGCGGGCTGGTACATGTGGACAGATATCTGCCCCTCCCCCAACCCCACTCAGCTTCACTAAAGGTTTTCCTAAGGGGATCTGGGGGGACTGGAAGGTGCTGTTGAAAATGTGCGCAAGGAAACAATAAAAACTGACAAGACCAAAGATGATGGTGACTGCTATGTCATATCCATAAGGCAGTGCACCTACTGCATCGAGCAGGAAGCTAATAAGGATGAGCTGGAAGGTGAGGGCGTAAGCAAACCAGGCGACATTTACAAACAGCGCTGCAGCTGTTACTAAACAGTTAAACAGCATGAAGCTAATGATCCCGACAGCCACATTAAAGCTTCTGGTTTCACCGTACAGGCCGCCGTATCGTGTCAACCCCCACACTGCCCACATCACCCCGTACAGAATAAAAACTGTGCTCTCAAAGGTTTTACCTCGAGCAAAAGCTACTGAGCCGCAGAGCAGTTGGAGTACCCCTCCAGCTGCCACCACCCAGGGCAGAACCAGCACAGACAGAGGGTTTCTGTCACCAACTGTGGCAGTGATGGCAAAAGCAGCCAGCACACTGCAGGCGTGGCCTAACACCTCTGCATCAGCATACTTGGAGTAGCCCAGATGAGGTACATGTAGCTCTTTATCATGGACTCTGAGAGTAAGACCATGGATTCTGGTTACTAAATCCTTGAAATAGCCCTGCCCTGTGGGAATCATTGTAGTGGAGACCATATTGAATGTGGTAATTAAAAGCATGCCGGCAGAGAATACAAATATAGCTCCCTGTACACCCTGCGTGCCTCTTTGGAAGAAGCCTTGAGGCTGGGCTGCAATGGCAATACAATAGGCTGCATAGAATAACAGGTAGAGCCCCTCCAGCAAGCTCTTCTGACAACTGAACAGAGCCAAGATGGAGAAAAGCACAGAGaagacaacggggaaaggaacagGGGAGAAAGGCTGAATTGAGTAGAATGATAGGAGAGCGCTGTAGCCCTCTGCAAGTTTCAGCAGAGCAGTGAAGCCGTAAAAAGTGGCAGCTAGTGTGTCCATGCCTCGGTAGAAGAGGACACACATGCCAAGCTGGAAGACTCCAGCTGTCCACAGCCAAGGCACGTGACCGACAGAGAGCTGGGGGACAACGCCTAACAGGGGACAGGCTAACACAGAGGCAGACAGCAAGTTCATCACCAGACCTACTGACACTGCATCACTACACCCCTGGTTCTGCTCTGTTTTCATCTCAGCTTTTCTCTCCAGGCCCATTCCTGGAGGCTCTACTTTACCATCAGTGATGGTGGACAGCAGACGTCCAAAACCAAAGTAAACACCCACAAGACAGACCAGAAGGTAGTTAGCAGCTGTGGCAGACTGACCAAATCCTGCAGCTGACAAACCGGCGATTTGATGGGCACATGCTAAGCTAATGCCGATAGCTATGAGAGATAGAACTGCTTTTTTCACTACGACTGCTACGCCGCCGATGATGAGAAGGGCTAAGGTAAATGCTGCCAGGCCCGGGACTAGAGAGGGTCTCAGCTCTGTGGGCTGCAGCACCCCCTGTCCCACCAGGATGTACACCAGACCTGAACCACACCACAGGGCAGATATAGTCAGACACAGAAAGGAAAACATCTGGGTGTTGGACAGACTGCAACAGATACCTAAGAGACAAAGAGGAAACAGAGCAGAGGACTGAGAgttttacacacaaatacaaatcaaCCAATACTACAAATGAATGAGTTAAAGAAAACAAACCTGCATAAGCTAAGAGGACTGCAATGATGAGCAGCAGAATCCCCAGTGCAGTATGGGGGATGAAGTCTTTTTCAGGTGAGCTGCCATAGTTGTTTACCAAAAGCAGGAGAGAACCTATAAGCAAGAAAAAATATTTATCTAGAGCCACCTGCTGctaattaatcaaattttttttgatGAAAACGAAAATGTGATTTCCCCCATACAATAGCTAGAGCAGTGTGTCTGCCTAAAAGTATGGCTGACTGAGAAGTTTCCTTGTTTTTACATGATTACATGACATATTTTTCTAAAATTCTTTATTGTAGGCTACAAAAGACGCTATACATCCATGATCTGACGCCCATCGcagtgtggaggcaatcccagaccactttttttctgaatattGATTACAGCTCCTTTAATAAAAAACATCTGCAGCAGTATGATTGGTTTTAAGAACAGAGTTGTTTTCTGATATTAGATGTAGGCCTACACTCATTTTtaggtttagttttagtttctaCAGTTTCAAACGAAAACAACATGTGAGAAAAAGACCATCACGTTGAGCGGACTGAACCGTCTGTAATATAGCCTCTCCCGTCAGCATTCTCGCTTTACCTGGACTAATAAATTGTCAGCACCCCTTAGCTTATCAAACTATGTATCTtcgtttttattttcattagccATACATTacaattaaatgtttttatcaATAAGAACAGAGTGGTTTCTGGTAGGACTATTATTGTCGTTTTAGTTGTTTAGGTTTCCAAACTTACACAATATAGGTCTACTTTTTAAACTGGGATACCAAAATACAGCAGGATGTCACTTGATTTTTCAGCATACAAAATATGAAATTCATGATGATAAGAATATGAATCAGAAAAGGATCGATTGAAGTAATtaacacttacaaggaatttgcatggtgtttggtgcatatacataaacataaagAAATAGCCCAAGCAATAAATGTAAAAGACACGATAACCTAAACAAATATCGACATAACAGTTTAAAGAAGGCTGTATGGTTAAGTGCGGGATGTGTGAAAATGTTGAGGATTGTGAAAAGTTCAGGATAGTATGTGCAATGATCTAGGTAGTCCAGgatgtaagtaagtaaaatgaaGTAAAAGTAGGTTTATGATCGCTTGGTAACTACAGCGAAATCAAAAATAAATCGGCGTATATAAAAACTAAAAGCTTACCGCCAGAGATGCCCAGTACgccgacagacacacacagtgagtggaGTCGAGCCATAGCAAAAGTAATTTCTGAAGACGTGAGGCTGCACTTTATAAACACGGGGTTGACGTTAGCATGCATAGAAGCCTAATGGACGTAACAGCAGTGACGAAAACTATTGGTAGCCTATGTTGTATATCTGTGgaaaaactaataataatatcCATGGGGAAATGGACAAAATTGACTTGTTATACAACATTACTAAATTATACAAGAACCTGctatttttcattatttattagcGTCATTTATGACACAGATACATTAATTAGTGTAGCCTATCTTTATTTATCAAACTATTTATAAAATTTAGAGAATGTAAATGTGATCGCCACGGAAAGTTAGCGaaaggtaatttttttttaaattgaggaTTGAATAGGCCTATAACCTagtaaaataaagtaataatgtCGTTACATCACTTGTATTGTTCATTGAAAACCTAAGTTCCTGAGAGGAATGATTCAGCATTTTATCTCCAAAGCTGACCAAAGAGTTCCTGGTTACCTGAGAGGCATGATGTCACCCTTTTGGACAG
Proteins encoded:
- the LOC116064278 gene encoding uncharacterized protein LOC116064278, yielding MARLHSLCVSVGVLGISGGSLLLLVNNYGSSPEKDFIPHTALGILLLIIAVLLAYAGICCSLSNTQMFSFLCLTISALWCGSGLVYILVGQGVLQPTELRPSLVPGLAAFTLALLIIGGVAVVVKKAVLSLIAIGISLACAHQIAGLSAAGFGQSATAANYLLVCLVGVYFGFGRLLSTITDGKVEPPGMGLERKAEMKTEQNQGCSDAVSVGLVMNLLSASVLACPLLGVVPQLSVGHVPWLWTAGVFQLGMCVLFYRGMDTLAATFYGFTALLKLAEGYSALLSFYSIQPFSPVPFPVVFSVLFSILALFSCQKSLLEGLYLLFYAAYCIAIAAQPQGFFQRGTQGVQGAIFVFSAGMLLITTFNMVSTTMIPTGQGYFKDLVTRIHGLTLRVHDKELHVPHLGYSKYADAEVLGHACSVLAAFAITATVGDRNPLSVLVLPWVVAAGGVLQLLCGSVAFARGKTFESTVFILYGVMWAVWGLTRYGGLYGETRSFNVAVGIISFMLFNCLVTAAALFVNVAWFAYALTFQLILISFLLDAVGALPYGYDIAVTIIFGLVSFYCFLAHIFNSTFQSPQIPLGKPLVKLSGVGGGADICPHVPARKATSVQQIAEIMKNGGICGMPTDTVYVLVAACNRPDAVVKAYKVKKQAQDRPMSLWISSIKQLEPVRHLLSPLLLDFMEAAWPSSISMVIPRGTWMDIFGLGDAAKHIGTPQSIAIRNPDCSVATHLINLVGPIAVTSANPTGEADTTHHNQVYAKLGKRVDGVLCDGPSPENIASTVVDCTKIETGHIGFFRVGLIPKSKVLQIFEEVQKRHIHGQTNPAFEYELQLSDTQRDNS